A single window of Nicotiana tomentosiformis chromosome 1, ASM39032v3, whole genome shotgun sequence DNA harbors:
- the LOC104107717 gene encoding methionine aminopeptidase 2B-like, with translation MAKEEPNSGSVVVEGTSEVRDDNEVANESASSLLKEDEDKVDDLTLDEPPTEAAKKKKKKNKSKKKKEPPQQTDPPSIPVTELFPSGEFPEGEIQQYKDDNLWRATSEEKRELERLEKPTYNSVRQAAEVHRQVRKYIRQIAKPGMLMIDLCETLENMVRKLISENGLQAGIAFPTGCSLNWVAAHWTPNSGDKTVLQYDDVMKLDFGTHIDGRIVDCAFTVAFNPMFDPLLEASREATNTGIKEAGIDVRLCDVGAAIQEVMESYEVEINGKVFQVKSIRNLNGHSIGQYQIHAGKSVPIVKGGEQTKMDEGEFYAIETFGSTGKGYVREDLECSHYMKNFDIGHIPLRLPRAKQLLATINKNFSTLAFCRRYLDRLGETKYLMALKNLCDAGIVQPYPPLCDIKGSYVSQFEHTILLRPTCKEVVSRGDDY, from the exons ATGGCAAAGGAAGAGCCAAATTCTGGTTCTGTTGTTGTAGAAGGAACATCTGAGGTTCGTGATGATAATGAAGTGGCCAATGAGTCTGCTTCCTCACTGCTAAAGGAGGATGAGGATAAAGTTGATGATTTGACATTGGATGAGCCACCGACAG AAGctgcaaagaagaagaagaagaaaaacaagagcAA GAAGAAAAAGGAGCCACCTCAGCAAACTGATCCGCCTTCTATTCCTGTAACCGAGCTTTTTCCTTCTGGAGAATTTCCAGAGGGTGAGATTCAACAATACAAAGATGA CAACTTGTGGAGGGCTACGTCTGAGGAAAAGAGGGAATTGGAGCGCCTGGAAAAACCAACTTATAATTCTGTCCGTCAAGCAGCAGAAGTTCATCGTCAG GTCCGGAAATACATCAGGCAAATTGCTAAGCCTGGGATGTTAATGATTGACCTGTGTGAGACTTTGGAGAATATGGTTCGCAAATTGATATCAGAGAATGGTCTTCAAGCTGGCATTGCGTTCCCTACAGGGTGCTCATTGAACTG GGTTGCAGCCCATTGGACCCCCAATTCAGGAGATAAAACTGTGCTTCAGTATGATGATGTGATGAAACTGGACTTTGGAACCCATATTGATG GGCGAATTGTGGACTGTGCATTTACTGTGGCTTTCAATCCTATGTTTGATCCACTGCTTGAAGCGTCACGGGAAGCCACAAATACCGGCATTAAG GAAGCAGGAATTGACGTACGCCTTTGTGATGTTGGTGCTGCAATCCAAGAGGTTATGGAATCCTATGAGGTAGAAATCAACGGAAAGGTGTTCCAAG TTAAGAGCATCCGGAATCTGAACGGGCACAGTATTGGCCAGTATCAAATCCATGCAGGGAAATCTGTTCCGATCGTTAAAGGAGGAGAACAAACCAAAATGGACGAGGGTGAATTTTATGCAATTGAGACCTTTGGATCAACAG GGAAGGGTTATGTGAGGGAAGATCTAGAATGCAGCCATTATATGAAAAACTTTGATATTGGACACATTCCACTGCGGCTGCCCAGAGCCAAGCAACTGCTGGCAACAATAAATAAGAACTTCTCCACATTGGCGTTCTGCAGACGTTATCTAGACCGCCTTGGTGAGACAAAATATCTGATGGCATTGAAGAATTTATGTGACGCTGGAATTGTTCAG CCATATCCCCCACTTTGCGATATTAAAGGGAGTTACGTTTCTCAGTTTGAGCACACCATTTTACTTCGTCCGACTTGCAAAGAGGTGGTATCGAGAGGCGATGACTATTAA